The sequence below is a genomic window from Haloferax mediterranei ATCC 33500.
GACGTCGGCGCGGCCTTCGGAGATTTCCTTCCCACACTCTTTGGTTACGATTTCTGCGAGTTCTTCAGTGCGGTCACGCAGTTCGTGGTAGATGTCCCAGAGATATTCCGCACGGTCGATATGCGAGAGTTCGCGCCATTCCTCGAACGCCTCGTCGGCGGCTTCGGTCGCTACGTCGATGTCTTCGGGTGTACCGCGTCGGAACGTTCCGAGTGTTTCGCCCGTCGCGGGGTTCTTGCTTTCGAACGTCTCGTCGCCGGTCCCGTCAGTCCATTCGCCGTTGATGTAGTGACGATATTCGTCCTGCGCCATAGTGGTGATATTTGCGGAACTTACATTAATAACCCCGCCACCTCCCATGGGAGGGAGAGACAGACATCGGCCCGGGTGCGGACCTCCACGTGACCATAGATACGTGTCGGCCCGCCCGTGGCCATAGACAGCGTCTTACATGCCCATGTACTAAGCCGGTGTATGAGCGAGCGCATGGCAGGGAAAGGCACGCGCCTGACGCTCGACCTGTGGCATCCGAACTGCTGGGCAATCGAAGCGACGAGCGAATACGACGGCGGTATCCTCGCACACGCGATTTACGACGCTCCGACCGCAGGCGTCGAGCGGTCGAACGGGTTGTTCACCGCATACGGGGAATCGGTCGACGAAGTAGAGTTACTCCTCGACGTTATCGCCGACTCGGAACTCACAGGCGACGTCTTAGAGCTCCAAGAACGATTCGACTCCCGTGGGAAAAACGTCGCGCCCGGGCCGGTCGCACGCGAGTTCTTCTTGGAGTACGACCCGAGCGACATGATTTGTCCACAACTGCTCAAACAAGGGTTCGTCCACGGCGCACCCACACAGATCGAAAACGGGCGAGAGCGGTGGGAGGTCTGGTTCGCGGGCGCGCGAGACGAGATACAAGACCGAATCCAAGCAGTCATGGACGACACCGGCGCGGAGATTCGCGTCGCCTCCATCTCCTCGGCCGAAGGTGCCGAACCGGAACGCGGGCGACGACTCGACACGCTCACCCGGAGTCAGCGACAGGCGTTCGAACTCGCACGCGAAGAGGGATACTACCGCTGGCCGCGTGAGGTTTCGACCCGGGAACTCGCCGCCGAGTTGGACATCTCGAAGACGACGCTTCTGGAACACTTACGGAAGGCGGAATCGAAGTTGCTAGACCCGCAGTGACGTGTTTGCCCGGTTACCGTTTTAGAGTCCGGTGACCGCACGCAGGGCAAACAGCGCGTTCTCCTTGCGCTCGCGCACGCGGCGGTAGAAGTACTGGAACCACTTGTCGCCGTAGGGGACGTACTGCCACATCTCGATATCGGCGTCGGCGAGGTCGCGCTGGGCGTCGTCGCGAACGCCCATGAGCATCTGTACTTCGTAGGGTGTGCCGTACTGGTCGTGCATGTCGCGAGCGTGTGCAATCATCGACGGGTCGTGACTGCCGACGGCGACGCCGTCGTCGAACTCCGTGAACATGTATTCGAGGAGGTCGCGGTACACCTCGTCCACTTTCGACTTCTGTTTGTGTGCGACCGACGCGGGTTCGTTGTACGCGCCCTTGACGAGACGGACCTTTCCGGGAACGTCAGCCAGTCGAGCGAGGTCGTCCGGCGTCCGCTTCAGATTCGCTTGCACGCAGACACCGACGTTGCCGTCGGTCCGGTGTCCAAGGTCGTCGACGGC
It includes:
- a CDS encoding helix-turn-helix domain-containing protein, producing the protein MSERMAGKGTRLTLDLWHPNCWAIEATSEYDGGILAHAIYDAPTAGVERSNGLFTAYGESVDEVELLLDVIADSELTGDVLELQERFDSRGKNVAPGPVAREFFLEYDPSDMICPQLLKQGFVHGAPTQIENGRERWEVWFAGARDEIQDRIQAVMDDTGAEIRVASISSAEGAEPERGRRLDTLTRSQRQAFELAREEGYYRWPREVSTRELAAELDISKTTLLEHLRKAESKLLDPQ
- a CDS encoding proline dehydrogenase family protein, with the protein product MIPPIANNFVAGETADSAVSHVESLNHDGIAGILNLLGEHYSNRQEADADADAYVSLVRQLGATNLDGCVSVKPSQIGLDVSDTAFRENLDRIVDAAADDDVFVWVDMEDYTTTDVTLDAVDDLGHRTDGNVGVCVQANLKRTPDDLARLADVPGKVRLVKGAYNEPASVAHKQKSKVDEVYRDLLEYMFTEFDDGVAVGSHDPSMIAHARDMHDQYGTPYEVQMLMGVRDDAQRDLADADIEMWQYVPYGDKWFQYFYRRVRERKENALFALRAVTGL